Part of the Actinomycetota bacterium genome, CGAGCAACACGGTGATCGGGGGGACCTCGCTGGGCGTTTTCGACGACGACTTCGTGTTTCGCACGGGTGCGGTCGGCGGAATCGGGTTCCCTATGTCGGTTGGACCGAACGAGGTGTCGGCCGTGCGACTCGACCGTATCGCCGTGCCGCTGCCGCCCATGTTGCCGAGCATCAACCAGATCGGTTTCGACAGCTTCGAGTGGCTCGCCGGCGCGATCGACGTTTCGCCACCGGATGCGAACGGCGGCGGGTCCGTGGTGTTGTGGGTTGTTAGCGGGAAGAGAGATCCGGCGACCGGGATCTGGGTTGCCGATCCCGCCGGTGACTTCGCTTTCCCCTTGACCGGTCGCTACTCGGACGATGCATTCGCGCTGTCGCTGAAGGATCTCACACTGGACTTCGGGTCGTTGTCGGTTCCGGTGACCAAGATGGAGATGCGCGGACGCCTCTCGCCGCATCTCGACACTCTGCCGGGCGCGAGCCTCTACGGAGAGGTCGAGTGTCTCCAAGTGCCCGTGTACGGCCCGCTCGCGTTCTTGCTGGGACTCTGCAATACCAACGACAAGTTGGCGGCGGCCGGAACTTTCATCACGCGCGCGTATGACGCGGCAGGCCCAGCCAACAAGCGGCCGGCCGGCCTGTCTGTGATTGGTGTCTCGGTTGAGCGCCCAACGGCGCTGAGCGACGGATCGGTTGTTGCCGACCTGGCCTTGGAGCCGGGCGCACACTACTCGGCCGACCGGCACGTGATGTCGATCATGCTTTCTGACGCGGTCACCGGCGAGGTGGTCGCGGTGGACTACCGAGGCGGAATGACGACAGAGACGGGCGCGACGGGTGACGTTGCCCAAGTGCGCCTGACGATTCCTCGGGGAACGGGGCTCCCGGATTCACTTCGCGTACACGTGATCGCCGATGTGTTTCCCCTCGCGACGATGGACCGATAGGTGTGCTTCCGGGCTATTCTTGCCGCGACAATGCGAAAGGCGAGGATCGTTGTGGGGACGGCAGCCACACTGGCTGCCGTGCTGCTCGGCGCGTGCGGGAACTCCGGCGCGACCGGCGGCCCTCCGACGCGAACGTCCACCCCGACACTGGTGGCGTCCGAGTCCGGGGTGGATGTCCCGACGGCGAAGCCGTCGGTTGCGCCTGAGCCTTCCTCGAAGACGGCTACGGCGGCCGACGTTGCCGCGGCGCGGCGTGTGTGGCGGACGTGGTCCGGTGCCGTTCTCTCAGGTGATTTCGATGCGGCCGCCGCGGCGAGTCGGGACGGAGCGAACGCTTGGACGGTCGTTACGCGAATCGTCGCCGAATCGGATGAGGCGCGCGGGGATGCGCACAAGTTCGGCGGCACGATGCGCGGCGAGAGCGTGGTCGCATCCGACTCGGGTGCGGTGCTGCTCGATTCGGTCTTGGAACTTCGCGAAGTTGCCGCGGCCGGCGAGCGGACTGTGCAGATCACCCGTCCGCTCTTGCACAAGGTGTCGGGCGTCTGGTTCGTGACCTCGTTTTCAGCCGGCGGCCGCCAGATCCGTTGGACGGCGATTGGGGTTCAGAAGGAGGTCCGGGGAGTTCGCCTGGAGGTTCTCTCGGTGCTCGATGTGCTGGGCGGGACCTGGCTGGTGACGCGCACTACGGTCGCCCAGGGTTCCAGGAGTTTCACGGCGGGGGAGTCCGAACTCGTCGCGAGCGCAGGCGCGACCAAGAAGCTGGTTGGAGCGTTCTTCTCCGCCGACGCGCGCCCAGTCGGGGTGTGGAGATTCCCGGAGGTTGATGAGATCCGGGGGATTCGGCTCACGCTTGACGAAGACGGCGAGAGCTTGCTCTTCGCGTTCGGATCCTGATCGGAGCCTTCCGGAAGTACCGGTTTGTAACGTTCATCGCAATTTAGTGCTTAGGAGAGTCTTCTAACGTAAGCGCTGGTCTTGTATACCGGAGACCTTGGGCCGAGAGCACCGTTCGACTAGTGGCTGGTGTGGCGGGTTGGGCACGCCTGCTTCGAGTTAGAACGGAGCGCGGCAAGGCGAGCGGGCGGTATCGCCTGCAAAAGGAGGAGAACGTGAAGAAGCTCTTCGTAACGATCCTCGCGATCGGCATGGTCGCGGGCATGGCTTCGAGCGCATTTGCGGAACCGGGTCCCTCGGCCGCGACCGGCAAGGGCAAGAACGGCACGCCTGCGAGCCCCACCGACCGGTCGGCAGGCCAGGACAACCTGCTCGAGCCTGCAGGTGTTCCGGTCTTCGTCGGGGGCGGCCTGAACCAAGACGCCCCGTCGGGGACGCTCGGCGTTGCCGTTGGCGACGAGGGCGATGAGAACTCGGTCGGCCGCGCGTCGATCTCCGGTGATGACGGCGGGATCTACGTCTACGCTGAGGACTACACCGACGGCGACCAGATTTCCACGGTGGTCTCAACGGTCGACTGCACCACGACCGGAGTGTTGCTGGGCTGCGACGGCAACGACGACGACGCGGTTCTGGTCACGATCAGCCTGGCATAAGAGCCAGAACGTACGGTATGTCGATGGGCTCGCTTCTGCGGAAGCGGGCCCATCGAGCTTTTGGGGAGTGGAATCAGTCGTTGGAGCAGTCGGTCTCGCCCGGTATTTGCGGTCGAAATGCCAGAGACCACGCCCGGTCGTTGTTCATCCAGCGGGTGATCTGGGTGGCTTCGCGCGCGCGCGCCAGCACCGGCACAAGGTCTGCGCCCTCGACAACGCCGCAGCGCATCTGCTCGTCCACGGCCGCGCCAAACGTGGTGAGTGCTTCGTCCAGCGGCCAGTCGATCTCGTTCGGGGTCACGTCGGGGATCCCCGAGGCCGGGCGAACCACGATTCGCAGCGCGTCGAAGTCGTAGGCGCGCTCATCGCCGAGCGAGTTCTCGGGGAGCCATGAGCGCAAGTCGCCGAGGCGTTCGCGGAACTTCGTCAGTGCGGCGCGCGCGCGCCGGTCATCGTCGCTGGTCGCCGGGAGGCTTCCCTCGATTCCCAGGGCGTATGCGGAGATCTCGTGCGTGCGTCCGTCGGCGACGACGGTGAACGTAGTCGTTCCGGCGTCGGCGACGCCCGGTTGGTCGTAGTGGTGGTTTGGTCCGAACAACCCGGCGTCGCGGGCAGCGGCCAAGATCATTTGGATCCCGTCCTCGGAGACCTTTTGCTCAAGGACGTTCGGCATGGCCGGACCTGGGTAGATCTCGATCTGCGGTCCCGTGGTAATGATGCGTCCGTCGCCGGAGAGCGTGAACTCGGGGACGGCGGTGAGGTTCCAGCCGGCGGGAACGAATCCGCCGGCCGTGGAGACCTGCAGCACCAACTCGCGCGCGCCTGAAGGGTGCGTGATCGAGGACGCCATCGAACCGGGTGCCGCGCACGCCGTCAACAGAATCGTGAGTGCTCCCGCCAGCTTTCTCATTCGTTCCTCCGTGATCGTCGATGGTTGGACGGAGGCCTCCGGTGATCGGTTCCGCCGCGTTCGGGTATCGTGCCGCTCATGCCCTTTACATACGTCCTCCGACCCCGGTATGCGGAAGTGGACATGCTGGGGGTCGTCTTCAACGCGCACTACCTGACGTACTTCGACGATACATCGACCAGGTTCTTTGAGTCGCTCGGCTTCCCTCCGAAGGAGACCTTCGCCGAAGGGGGCGCATTCGAGGCCATGCTGGTGAAGGCGGTTCTCGAGTGGCGCTCGCCTGCGGGGTTCGATGACCTTATGGAGATCGCGGTGCGAGTAGAGCGAATCGGCAACGCGTCGTTTGACCTGCGCTACGTCGCGACGGTTGATGGCCGCGTTACTTGCGAGGCGACCGTTACCTACGTGACGGTGACGCGCGATGCCAAGGAATCGCGGCCGATCCCCGAGATCTTGCGCGCGCGCCTCGAGTCCGAACTCGCGCGCGTCTAGGGCGCCGGGGAGGAGAACTGGAACCGCCGCCGAAGACCTTCACCGAGAGAGCCTTTGGGTGAGGGGAGTATCAGTATGCGGCGTAGTCGGGTTGTCCTTTCTGCATTGCTTGCAATCGCGGCGTTGGTCGCGCCCGGACCGGGGCGGGCATCCGGGTTTCCGCCCGATGATGCAGTCTTGGCTGGAACGATCTTGCCGCCGGGGGCCGACTACGCGCACGCGATCTCGGAGGTTTCGGCCTACGACAACCTGGCCTACGAGTATCCCCAACTGACCGAAGACACGCTCTTCCGTTATTTCAAGAACGCCGGCTTCGGCCCTGAGGGCACCATCGCGCGCGAGTACTCGCCCCGGCCGGGCGTGAAGGTCCTGCGCGATGAGCGCTGGGGGGTGCCCCACGTCTACGGCGACACCGACGAAGACGTGTGGTTCGGTGCGGGTTACGTCTCGGCCGAGGACCGTCTTCCGATCATGGACCTGCTTCGTGCCATCGGTCGCGGAGAGGCGTTCGAACTTCTTGAGACGACGCCCGCGTGGATGGCAGACGCGGAATGGGTCCGCTTGTACGGCTACACCGAAGAGGAGTTCCAAGAGCAACTCGCGCGTTTGCCGAAGGAGTTCGGCGACGACGGCGAGGAGGTGCTGGTCTCGATGCGCGAGTTCATCGACGGAGTGAACGACTACGTCGCGCGCATCCACCGGGCCGAAGTCCCCCTTCCCGACGGGTACCGCGAGATCGGCCGGATGCCTGCCCCGTGGAGAGAAACCGACATCGTGGCGGTGACCACGGTGATTCGGGCGATGTTCGGCGCCGGCGGCGGCGGTGAACTGCGAAACGCGCAGGTGCTCGGCAGCCTCGAGCAAGAGTTCGGACTCGTGGGTGGTCGCGGCATCTACGAGGACTTCCGCAACCGGAACAACCACGATGGTCCTTCTCAGACCGGCCTGTCGTTCCCCTACATGCAGCGAGACGAATCGCAGATCGTCCCCGCCGCAAATGTGCGCACCTTCTCGACCGGCAAGCCCGGCGTGCAGGTGCTGCTCGAGAACCTCGCTCCGTTGAGCAGTCCCGCCGTGCGCTTGGGCGAGATCGGGCGCTTGGCGGATCGAGCGACGATTCGCTGGGACCGTTTGAAGTTGGACACGCCGCTCGGTTCGATCGATCTGCGTCCTCGCGGGTTGTCCAATGCGGTCGTCGTCGGAGCATCTCGTTCGGCGACCGGCCGGCCGATGCTTCTCGGTGGGCCGCAAACCGGGTACTTCTCGCCCGAGATCTTGATGGAAGTCGATTTGCACGGCCCAACGATTCACGCGCGCGGCGCCGCGTTCCCGGGGATCTCGATGTTCGTACTCCTGGGACGTAGCAGCAACGCGGCCTGGACCGCGACCGCGGGCGGCGGCGACATGATCGACACTCGCATCGAGTTGCTGTGCGAGGCGGACGGGTCCGCACCGACGGAGCACTCGACGAGTTATATGTTCCGCGGTTCCTGCGAACCCATGAACCGCCGCTTGGTTCGCTCGCTTCCGCACCTGCCCGGCGTTGCCGGTTACCGCGCGCTTCCGGACATCTACGCCGAGCGCACGATTCACGGTCCGGTCATCGCGCGCGGAACCGTTGACGGGCGTCCCGTTGCCGTCGCGCGCCAGCGCTCGACGTACGGGCGTGAAGCAGACTCGGCGATCGCCTTCTTGCGGCTGAACCGCAATGAGGCGTGCTCGGGTGAGGAGTTCGTCAAGATCATGGCGGACGTGAACCTCAGTACCAACTGGATGTATGCAGGTGCGAAGGACATCGCCTACATGCACGGAGGGCTCTACCCGCGACGCCCCGCGTCGGTGGACCCGGATCTTCCGGTCTGGGGGACCGGCGAGTGGGAGTGGGATGGTTTCCTGACTCCTGCCGAGCACCCGCACGAGATCAACCCGGCGTCCGGGTTCATGACCTCGTGGAACAACCGTCCAGGCCGCGACTGGGGTGCGGCCGATTCGAAGTGGGGGTGGTCTTCTCTCTATCGGTCGAGGATGCTGCACGACCGCGTTGCGGCCGACGATTCGATCACCGTGGTCGAACTCGTGCAGTTGATGGAGGAAGCCGGACTCACCGATATGCGAGCGTCCTACGACCTTCCGCTCGCGTTGCGGGTTCTGAACGCCGGCACGGCGCCGTCGGCGCGCGCGGCGCAGATGAAGGAGATCCTGAGCGCGTGGGTTGCTTCGGGTGCCCTGCGGCGGGACTCAGATCACGATGGGCGCTATGAGCATGGATCTGCGGTCGCGATCATGGACCAATGGTGGTCGGGGATGATCCACTCGATCTATGACCCGGTCTTGGGTGACGTGACTCGCATCCCGCTCGGATTCGACAACGCGCCGGGACCGACGGGCAGCGCATACCAGGACGGGTTCTACGGTCAGATCTGGACCGATCTGTCGCAGGTTCTGGAGGACGCGATCAACTCCACGACGTCGCAGGTCTATTGCGGAAGCACAACGGCCGGCACGACCGGGACTCTCTCGGATTGCGCTGGGGCGTTGTGGGCCTCGCTCGACGCAGCAGGTGCGGCGCTTGCGGGAAGCCAAGGAGAGGATCCGTCCGCGTGGGACATGAATCCCGAACTCGAGCGCATCCGGTTCCTGCCGGGTGCGGCGATCTCGATGCACTGGGTGAACCGCCCGACGTTCCAGCAACTCACCGTCTTCGGGGAGTAGCGAGCCTGCTACGAGTTCGTCCTTGATCCGTTCACGAAGACGCCGTCGCGCATGTGAAGCGCGCGCGTGGCGAATCCGGTGACGGTGCGGTCGTGCGTGACCAGGATTACGGTTTGGCCGTGCTCGCGCGACAGGCGCGCGAGCAGGTTCACGATCTCTTCTCCGTTGCGTGTGTCGAGGTTGCCGGTGGGCTCGTCGGCGAGGATGACGCGCGGGTCGTTAGCGAGCGCGCGCGCGATGGCGACGCGCTGTTGCTCGCCGCCGGAGAGCTGCGACGGCAGGTGAGCGGCGCGCGCTCCGAGGCCGACTTCCTCCAGCCGCGCCGATGCCTTCTCGCGCCGCGCCGCCGGCTTCATGCGAAGCGGCGCGAGTGCCGCTTCGACGTTCTCGACGGCAGTCAGCGTTGGAATGAGGTTGAACTGCTGGAATACGAATCCGAACGCGCGCAGGCGCAGGTCTGCCAACTGGCGCTCGCCGAGTCTTTCGAGGTCGTGATCTTCGAACGTTACGGTCCCTTCGGTTGGGCGGTCGAGACCGCCGAGCAACTGCAGCAGGGTGGTCTTTCCCGATCCGCTTGCGCCTTCGATCACGAGGAATTCCCCCGCCGGAATCGAAAGGTCGACGCCGTCTACCGCATTGATGGTGGCGTCGCCTTGGCGGTAGCGCTTGAAGACGTTCTTCAACTCGTACATGCCCTTATCCAATCTCTCGAAGCGCGTCGGCGGGGCGAAGGCGGGCGGCACGCAGTGCGCCGACTGCGCCGGACACCAACCCGCCGAGGAGCGCCAGGCCGAAGGCCAGCATCAGCAGCGACGCGTCGATCGGCGCGCGCAGGGCAATCGTGTCTGTTGCGGCAGTCGAGACCTGCCCGAGTCCAAAGATAGCCCCGGTGGATGTCGTCGACGCGGCGCTGGCTTGAAGCGGCGGTGCGAAGGCCGCGATTGCCAGGGCCGTCACAATTCCTAATCCGATCCCAATGATTCCGCCCAGCGCGCCTTGCGCCAGCGATTCTCCGACGACCTGGCGCACGACGAGTCCCTTGCTCCAGCCGATGGCCTTGAGCGTCCCGAGTTCGCGTACGCGCTTGCTCACCGAGGACAACGTCAGCAGGCTCGCGATCAGAAACGCCGCGATCAGCAATACGGTGCTGAGCATCGTGCCGAGTCGGTCGGCTAGACCGGCTGCATCGACCAGTGAGCCGCTCACGCGCGCGGCGACGTCTTCGGCGCTGGTCACTTGGGCGCCGGGGAAGGCTGAGGCGATGTCGGCGCTGAGCCCCTTCACGGTGCCTGCGTCCGCTGCGCGCACGAGCAGCACGTTCACGCGTCCTTTGCGCGCCGAGAGCTTCTGGAGGGTATCGAGTGGAATGTAGACGTCTGCCGCTTGGCCGCCCAATGGAGGCTTGGCGAAGCCGACTACGGTGATCTTGGTTCCGTTGAGGTCGAGCGTGTGTCCGACAGCGATTCCCTGTCGCTGCGCATACGCGTCCGAGAGCACGCCCTCAGCGGTCCCGTTTGCGCTCAAGAACTTGCCCGCGGTCAGCTGCGACTCCGTGATCAAGCCGAGGTCCGGCTTCGCCAGGTCCACGCCGGCGATGGTGTAGGTCTCGCTGGTGATGTCGGTCTCGGGCGGGTTCAGCGCCTGGCGGATGGTGCGCTCCGGCACGTTCACCGAGCCCCTGAAGCGCAGCAGGCGCTCGGGCATGCACTCCCCGAACGCGTCGCGCGGGCTCTTGCCGGACTTGCGTTGCTTGTCGAAGCACTCCTCCATCACCTTGCGCTCGGCGGTGGTGGGGGGCGACACGTTCTGCTCGACGGTGATGGTCTCGCCGCCGGTTTGGATCTCGGCGACGATCTCGGGGACCGTGCCTTCCTGGTGGACGGCAAGCAGGGTCAAGCCGGTGCCTACCGCCGCGACCCCTTCTATCTTGGCGACATCGGCGGCTTGTTCGGCCGGGAACGTCAACTGTGTGGCCGGCAGGAAGTAGGTGTGCACGAACTTGTCGCCGGCATCCCCGAGCTTCGACAGGTCGGTGATCACCGACTGGTTCTCCTTGATGAGCGCGGCTTGGTCCTCGGCGGAGATCGCGGCGCGCGCGCCGCCGAATCTCCCGAACCCGAATCCTCCGGGGCCCTCTTCGGGCGTCCCGGCCGCCGGCGACGGGGTCGCCGTGGCGACCGGTCTGGTGACCATCAGGTCCGTTCCCACGCTGGCGAGCGGGTTCAAGACGTCCCGCTGCGCTTCGTCCAGCCCGTTGGACACCGATGTGATGGCGGCAACGAGGCCGACGCCGAGTGCCAACCCGAGCACCGTTAGCACGGTACGTCCGGCGCGCCGTCGCAACTCGTTGCGTATGTAGGTCAAGAAGAACACGTTGAGTCCTTTCGTCCGCTTGCGCGGTCATTCTGATGCGCGCGTCTTTGGTTCGGCTGGGAGCCGGCTGTGAGCAGCCTGAGGATCACGAGTTCTCCGAGCCGGTCCGGGGGAGCCGCACGCGGAAGGTCGCGCCGCCGCCCGGCTCGCCGGAAACCCCGATCGTTCCGCCATGAGCCTCGACGATCGCCGCTGCAATCGATAGCCCGAGACCGGCGCCGGGTCGACCTGCGCGCGCCGAGGCGGCACGCCAGAACCGCTCAAACACGTGTGCGGCGATCTCGGGGGGGACTCCCGGACCTTGGTCGGAGACCTCCAACTCCATGAACTCTTCCGACGCCCGCACGATTACCTTAACGGGCGTGCCGGCGGGCGTGTGTGCGAGGGCGTTTCCGACGATGTTCGCTGCGACCTGACGCAGTCGCGCTTCGTCGCCGGATACGATTGCGGTCTCCGGCGCGGAGAACTCGATGACGCGCTCTGGAGCGATGGCGCGCGCGTCGTCGACTACGTCGGAGGCGATCGAGCGAAGGTCTACCGGCGCGCGCTCCAGCGGCCGGCCTTGATCGAGTCGTGCGAGCAGCAGCAGGTCGTCGACGAGGATGCCCATGCGCGCGCCTTCTTCTTCGATGCGTCGCATCGCGGTCGCCAAATCGTCGGGTCGGGTTTCGGCGCCTCGCCGAAACAACTCCGCGTAGCCTCGGATCGAGGTCAGCGGGGTGCGCAGTTCGTGGGAGGCGTCGGCGACGAATCTGCGCAGACGGTCTTCGGACTCCCGGCGCGCGGTGAATGACTGCTCGATGGTTCCCAACATCGTGTTGAGCGCGATCCCCAGGCGGCCGACCTCGGTGCGTGAATCCTCGTGCTCGATCCGGCGAGAAAGGTCGCCGGCGGCGATTGACCCGGCGGTAGTCGCGATGCGCTCAAGGGGTCGAAGTTCGCGGCGGACCAGCCATAGGGCCAGCCCCGCTAGTGCGGCGAGAACTGTGAGAGCGGCGGTGCTTTCGACGAATGCCAGCCGACGTAGCGTTTGCGCAACGTCGAAGAGCGGGACGGCCACAGTGAGCGTGTAGCGGCCGGCTATGCGCGTGCTGAGCGCTCGGAATTCGAACGGCGCGCCATCGGCGCCGACGGTAAAGGCCAAAGCGTCGTCGCTTCGTTCCGCCACCAGCGCCGTTGTCAGTTGTGGTTTCGGAGGGGTGGTGTCGCCGTAGTCGAACGATCCGCTGGTGACTACGAAACCCCGGTCGTCGCGGATCTCGCCGTAGGTCAACGGCGGGAGCAGCGACGACTGCGATCCTCCGGGGTGCATGGAGCGCGGCATCACGAACCCGTCCGGGGCGGCGGAGCGGCTCAACAAGGCGCGCGCCACCGGAGCCTGCGCCGCGACGAGCTGGTCGTCGATGCGCGCTAGGAGGAACGATCGCAGCATGGAGTGAGTCGCGAAACCCGATACCGCCAGTCCGACCGTCGCCAGCGCGATCAGTCCGAGCAGTAGCCGCGCGCGCAGCGTCACGACGAGGTGTCCTTCGGAAGTCGCAGGCTGTATCCGGCGCTGCGGATCGTGTGAATGAGCGGTGGTCCGAGGGCATCGATCTTCTTGCGAAGGTAGCTGATGTAGGTTTCCACGACGTTGGCGTCCCCGCCGAAGTCGTAGTTCCAGACGTGGTCGAGGATCTGAGCTTTGGACAGGACTCGCCGCGGGTTCAGCATGAGATATCGCAGCAGTTTGAACTCGGTGGCCGTCAGCTCGATGGAGTGTTGCGCGCGCCAGACCTCGCGCGTGTCGTCGTCGAGTTCGAGATCGGCGAACTCCAGGCGTGCGGTCCGGTTTGCGTGCGGTCCGGCGCGACGCAGTACGGCCTGCACTCGCGCGACGAGTTCGGCCAGGCTGAAGGGCTTCGTAACGTAGTCGTCGCCGCCGGCCGTGAGGCCTCGGATCTTGTCTTCGGTGGCATCACGGGCGGTGAGGAACAGCACCGGAACCCGGGAGCCGCCGTTGCCGAGCCGCCGGACGACTTCGAAGCCGTCGAGATCGGGGAGCATCACGTCGAGCACGATCAGGTCGGGACCAAACGAAGCGGCCGTCGAGATCGCGGTTCGTCCGGAACCCGCCGTTTCGACGTGGTACCCCTCGTATCGCAAGGCTGTGGCGACGAGGTCGGTGATGTTCGACTCGTCGTCAACGACCAGGATGCGAGCTTTCTTTGTCACCGTTGGATCTCCCGGCCGGGATACTAGCCCGGCTTCCTGTGAATCGCCTGTGAGGCCGCTGAGCGGGCCATGAGGCCCCCCGGCGTCCCGACGAAGACGGGTCCTCCGGCCCGTTTCGTCCATTCGCGTTGGGGCGATTCTGAAGGGAAGCACGGAGAGGCTCCGTCTTCTTTCGACCTCCGGGGAGGTACGAACTGTTGTCGTCGCACGCACAGCATCCTGAATCCCAAGGTGGCGCGGGGTTGGCGCCCGGCGCGCGCGCGATGCGAGCGGAGCGCGACGGGCGGCTTGCATCTTGGGACGTCAACACCGCGCCGTTTACGGTCGCGTGGGAACTGACGCGCGCCTGTGCCTATGTGTGTCTGCACTGCCGGGCCGACGCACAGCCGTATCGCGACCCCAACGAACTCACGACCGAAGAGATATTCGCCGTCGTGGACGACCTTGCCCGCTTCGGGTCGAGCATCCTGGTGCTGACGGGCGGTGACCCGATGGCGCGGCCGGATCTCGAGGACATCGCTGCGCGCGCGCACTCCCTCGGACTGCGTGTGGCCCTGTCTCCGAGCGCAACGGCTCGCGTGACGCGCAAGAGACTCGTTTCGCTGCGCGAGGCAGGGGTGCGGCGTGTGGCGCTGTCTCTCGACGGGGTCGATGCGGCCGTGCATGACGGATTCCGCGGACTTCCCGGATCGTTCGCGCGAACTAAGAGCATCACGCAGACCCTGGCGGAGGAGGATCTCGCCCTGCAGATCAACACCACCGTTGCTCGCCACAACGTGGAGAGTCTTCCCGAGATGGCCCGGGTGGTTGCCGGCATGGAGCCCGTGCAGTGGAGTCTGTTCTTCCTCGTCCCGACGGGGCGCGCGCAGATCGCGACGATGTTGTCGGCGGCAGAGCATGAGCGCCTCTTCAACTGGATCTACGACCTGTCTCACGTGGCGCCGTTCGACATCAAGGTTACGGAGGCTCCCGCGTACCGCCGCGTTGTCGCCGCGCGCAACGGCCAGGGCGCGAACGCTCCGGTGGCCGGCGCCGGGTACCGGTTTGCGGACGGACTCGATCGTCCCGCGGTCGGCATCGGCGACGGCAAGGGGTTCATGTTCATCTCGCATACCGGCGACGTGACGCCCAGCGGTTTCTTGCCGTTCACTGCAGGCAACGTCCGCGAACGATCGGCCGTCGAGATCTATCGTGACTCGCCGATCTTCCGCGCTTTGCGTGATCCCGCGGCACTCAAGGGCGGTTGCGGCTCGTGCGAGTTCAACTCGTTGTGCGGCGGGAGCCGGTCGCGCGCCTACGCCGTCACCGGCGACTACCTCGCGGCGGATCCCGCCTGCGTGCTCGCCTAGGAGGAGCACCATGATCAACCTGACAACACTGTATGCCAACGGATCC contains:
- a CDS encoding penicillin acylase family protein, whose protein sequence is MAGTILPPGADYAHAISEVSAYDNLAYEYPQLTEDTLFRYFKNAGFGPEGTIAREYSPRPGVKVLRDERWGVPHVYGDTDEDVWFGAGYVSAEDRLPIMDLLRAIGRGEAFELLETTPAWMADAEWVRLYGYTEEEFQEQLARLPKEFGDDGEEVLVSMREFIDGVNDYVARIHRAEVPLPDGYREIGRMPAPWRETDIVAVTTVIRAMFGAGGGGELRNAQVLGSLEQEFGLVGGRGIYEDFRNRNNHDGPSQTGLSFPYMQRDESQIVPAANVRTFSTGKPGVQVLLENLAPLSSPAVRLGEIGRLADRATIRWDRLKLDTPLGSIDLRPRGLSNAVVVGASRSATGRPMLLGGPQTGYFSPEILMEVDLHGPTIHARGAAFPGISMFVLLGRSSNAAWTATAGGGDMIDTRIELLCEADGSAPTEHSTSYMFRGSCEPMNRRLVRSLPHLPGVAGYRALPDIYAERTIHGPVIARGTVDGRPVAVARQRSTYGREADSAIAFLRLNRNEACSGEEFVKIMADVNLSTNWMYAGAKDIAYMHGGLYPRRPASVDPDLPVWGTGEWEWDGFLTPAEHPHEINPASGFMTSWNNRPGRDWGAADSKWGWSSLYRSRMLHDRVAADDSITVVELVQLMEEAGLTDMRASYDLPLALRVLNAGTAPSARAAQMKEILSAWVASGALRRDSDHDGRYEHGSAVAIMDQWWSGMIHSIYDPVLGDVTRIPLGFDNAPGPTGSAYQDGFYGQIWTDLSQVLEDAINSTTSQVYCGSTTAGTTGTLSDCAGALWASLDAAGAALAGSQGEDPSAWDMNPELERIRFLPGAAISMHWVNRPTFQQLTVFGE
- a CDS encoding thioesterase family protein, whose amino-acid sequence is MLGVVFNAHYLTYFDDTSTRFFESLGFPPKETFAEGGAFEAMLVKAVLEWRSPAGFDDLMEIAVRVERIGNASFDLRYVATVDGRVTCEATVTYVTVTRDAKESRPIPEILRARLESELARV
- a CDS encoding ABC transporter ATP-binding protein, with the protein product MYELKNVFKRYRQGDATINAVDGVDLSIPAGEFLVIEGASGSGKTTLLQLLGGLDRPTEGTVTFEDHDLERLGERQLADLRLRAFGFVFQQFNLIPTLTAVENVEAALAPLRMKPAARREKASARLEEVGLGARAAHLPSQLSGGEQQRVAIARALANDPRVILADEPTGNLDTRNGEEIVNLLARLSREHGQTVILVTHDRTVTGFATRALHMRDGVFVNGSRTNS
- a CDS encoding ABC transporter permease, with product MFFLTYIRNELRRRAGRTVLTVLGLALGVGLVAAITSVSNGLDEAQRDVLNPLASVGTDLMVTRPVATATPSPAAGTPEEGPGGFGFGRFGGARAAISAEDQAALIKENQSVITDLSKLGDAGDKFVHTYFLPATQLTFPAEQAADVAKIEGVAAVGTGLTLLAVHQEGTVPEIVAEIQTGGETITVEQNVSPPTTAERKVMEECFDKQRKSGKSPRDAFGECMPERLLRFRGSVNVPERTIRQALNPPETDITSETYTIAGVDLAKPDLGLITESQLTAGKFLSANGTAEGVLSDAYAQRQGIAVGHTLDLNGTKITVVGFAKPPLGGQAADVYIPLDTLQKLSARKGRVNVLLVRAADAGTVKGLSADIASAFPGAQVTSAEDVAARVSGSLVDAAGLADRLGTMLSTVLLIAAFLIASLLTLSSVSKRVRELGTLKAIGWSKGLVVRQVVGESLAQGALGGIIGIGLGIVTALAIAAFAPPLQASAASTTSTGAIFGLGQVSTAATDTIALRAPIDASLLMLAFGLALLGGLVSGAVGALRAARLRPADALREIG
- a CDS encoding HAMP domain-containing sensor histidine kinase translates to MTLRARLLLGLIALATVGLAVSGFATHSMLRSFLLARIDDQLVAAQAPVARALLSRSAAPDGFVMPRSMHPGGSQSSLLPPLTYGEIRDDRGFVVTSGSFDYGDTTPPKPQLTTALVAERSDDALAFTVGADGAPFEFRALSTRIAGRYTLTVAVPLFDVAQTLRRLAFVESTAALTVLAALAGLALWLVRRELRPLERIATTAGSIAAGDLSRRIEHEDSRTEVGRLGIALNTMLGTIEQSFTARRESEDRLRRFVADASHELRTPLTSIRGYAELFRRGAETRPDDLATAMRRIEEEGARMGILVDDLLLLARLDQGRPLERAPVDLRSIASDVVDDARAIAPERVIEFSAPETAIVSGDEARLRQVAANIVGNALAHTPAGTPVKVIVRASEEFMELEVSDQGPGVPPEIAAHVFERFWRAASARAGRPGAGLGLSIAAAIVEAHGGTIGVSGEPGGGATFRVRLPRTGSENS
- a CDS encoding response regulator transcription factor, which translates into the protein MTKKARILVVDDESNITDLVATALRYEGYHVETAGSGRTAISTAASFGPDLIVLDVMLPDLDGFEVVRRLGNGGSRVPVLFLTARDATEDKIRGLTAGGDDYVTKPFSLAELVARVQAVLRRAGPHANRTARLEFADLELDDDTREVWRAQHSIELTATEFKLLRYLMLNPRRVLSKAQILDHVWNYDFGGDANVVETYISYLRKKIDALGPPLIHTIRSAGYSLRLPKDTSS
- a CDS encoding TIGR04053 family radical SAM/SPASM domain-containing protein, yielding MSSHAQHPESQGGAGLAPGARAMRAERDGRLASWDVNTAPFTVAWELTRACAYVCLHCRADAQPYRDPNELTTEEIFAVVDDLARFGSSILVLTGGDPMARPDLEDIAARAHSLGLRVALSPSATARVTRKRLVSLREAGVRRVALSLDGVDAAVHDGFRGLPGSFARTKSITQTLAEEDLALQINTTVARHNVESLPEMARVVAGMEPVQWSLFFLVPTGRAQIATMLSAAEHERLFNWIYDLSHVAPFDIKVTEAPAYRRVVAARNGQGANAPVAGAGYRFADGLDRPAVGIGDGKGFMFISHTGDVTPSGFLPFTAGNVRERSAVEIYRDSPIFRALRDPAALKGGCGSCEFNSLCGGSRSRAYAVTGDYLAADPACVLA